A stretch of Corallococcus macrosporus DNA encodes these proteins:
- a CDS encoding metal-dependent hydrolase, producing the protein MSPIVHAELSWLLAQGLRERRDRLLVTCAGLAPDLDGLSLLAGEEFYSRYHHVIFHGYVGALVTLAVCTALARQRAGVALLSVAAFHGHLLCDLAGSGPGWPIHYLWPQSLEAWSWSGQWNLASWQNSLIGLAATLACLACALPFQRTVLELLSPRWDAEVVRTVRRRFSRQGDAGSS; encoded by the coding sequence ATGAGCCCCATCGTCCACGCCGAACTGTCCTGGCTCCTGGCGCAAGGCCTGCGCGAGCGGCGCGACCGCCTCCTGGTCACCTGCGCGGGACTGGCGCCGGACCTGGATGGTTTGTCATTGCTGGCGGGTGAAGAGTTCTATTCGCGGTATCACCACGTCATCTTCCATGGCTACGTGGGGGCGCTCGTCACGCTGGCGGTCTGCACGGCGCTGGCGCGGCAGCGAGCGGGCGTGGCCCTGCTGTCGGTGGCTGCATTCCACGGTCATCTGCTGTGCGACCTCGCCGGGAGCGGTCCCGGCTGGCCCATCCATTATCTGTGGCCGCAGAGCCTGGAGGCGTGGTCCTGGTCGGGCCAGTGGAACCTGGCCTCGTGGCAGAACTCGCTCATCGGATTGGCCGCGACACTGGCGTGCCTGGCATGCGCCCTGCCCTTCCAGCGGACCGTGCTGGAGCTGCTGTCACCGCGCTGGGACGCGGAGGTGGTCCGCACGGTGCGGCGGCGCTTCTCGCGACAGGGGGACGCCGGCTCGAGCTGA
- a CDS encoding glutaminyl-peptide cyclotransferase: MRRLPWSLSLSLLCMACAPTQRQTPDAGAPEVKPQRLAARIVHTYPHDPTAFTQGLQFHQGQLYESTGEKGDLRRISLEQAAPLWKQSLPDVFPEGLASDGERLYQLTWQDETLYVWNGAPPAQEKQVSYPGEGWGLCYWQGQLVRSDGTSTLRFHDPKDFHVKSQVQVTLQGVPQEMLNELECAEDGVYANVWHSNTILKIDYATGRVLAVIDASALAQAVRGRVRSYEAVLNGIALEPGTGRMFLTGKLWPDLFEVTLVGPAATP, from the coding sequence ATGCGCCGCCTCCCCTGGTCCCTGTCGTTGTCCCTCCTGTGCATGGCCTGCGCGCCCACGCAGCGCCAGACGCCGGACGCGGGCGCTCCGGAGGTCAAGCCCCAGCGGCTGGCGGCGCGAATCGTCCACACGTATCCGCACGACCCCACGGCCTTCACGCAGGGGCTCCAGTTCCACCAGGGCCAGCTCTACGAGAGCACCGGTGAGAAGGGCGACCTGCGCCGCATCTCGCTGGAGCAGGCGGCGCCCTTGTGGAAGCAGTCCCTGCCGGACGTGTTCCCGGAAGGACTCGCGAGCGACGGCGAGCGGCTGTACCAGCTCACCTGGCAGGACGAGACGCTCTACGTGTGGAACGGCGCACCGCCCGCGCAGGAGAAGCAGGTGTCCTACCCGGGCGAGGGCTGGGGCCTGTGCTACTGGCAGGGCCAGTTGGTGCGCAGCGACGGCACGTCCACGCTGCGCTTCCACGACCCGAAGGACTTCCACGTGAAGTCCCAGGTGCAGGTGACGTTGCAAGGCGTGCCGCAGGAGATGCTCAACGAACTGGAGTGCGCGGAGGACGGCGTCTACGCCAATGTCTGGCACTCCAACACCATCCTGAAGATCGACTACGCGACGGGCCGCGTGCTGGCGGTCATCGACGCGTCCGCGCTGGCGCAGGCGGTGCGCGGGCGCGTGCGCAGCTATGAAGCGGTGCTCAACGGCATCGCGCTGGAGCCCGGCACCGGCCGCATGTTCCTCACCGGCAAGCTCTGGCCCGACCTCTTCGAAGTCACCCTGGTGGGGCCCGCCGCCACGCCGTAG
- a CDS encoding response regulator: protein MVHEQTEGVARGAAWDDPRSEPARPPRILVADDQLEMRTLIRKMLVRRGYEVVEAADGPGLVRALVEGLTAEESRAPDLIITDVRMPGFTGLEVLARLRREQWNTPVILITAFGDVQLHREALRLGAACVLNKPFDMDELRGAVEVALAVTRE, encoded by the coding sequence ATGGTGCACGAGCAGACGGAAGGAGTCGCGCGCGGCGCGGCCTGGGATGACCCCCGCTCCGAGCCCGCCCGGCCCCCGCGCATCCTGGTCGCGGATGATCAGCTGGAGATGCGCACGCTCATCCGCAAGATGCTCGTGCGGCGCGGCTATGAGGTGGTGGAGGCGGCGGACGGGCCGGGCCTGGTGCGCGCCCTCGTGGAAGGGCTGACGGCGGAGGAGTCGCGCGCCCCCGACCTCATCATCACCGATGTGCGCATGCCTGGCTTCACGGGCCTGGAGGTGCTCGCCCGGCTGCGGCGCGAGCAGTGGAACACGCCGGTCATCCTCATCACCGCCTTTGGCGACGTGCAGCTGCACCGCGAGGCCCTGCGCCTGGGGGCCGCCTGCGTGCTCAACAAGCCGTTCGACATGGACGAGCTGCGCGGCGCGGTGGAGGTGGCCCTCGCGGTGACGCGCGAGTGA
- a CDS encoding Do family serine endopeptidase yields MVRTLPSRRRLARALTLLPLVALGACKPAADVAPPSRPTLPLKAASAPTATTPSGAKVEPAVYSPTPGSPGALMSLAPLVETVKGAVVNVEVQARARPAMGGRMQGLPPGFAERFGIPGGQNPFGEGGAPAKQGLGSGFVIDPSGLVLTNNHVVEGADVVRVKLEDGRAFDAEVLGRDSLTDVALIQLKGVSGNLPFVKLGDSDGLRVGDPVMAIGNPFGLASSVSAGILSARARDIHAGPYDDFLQTDAAINPGNSGGPLFNMKGEVVGMNTAIIGGATGIGFAVPANLIQALLPQLQETGVVRRGWVGLAVQDLTPELARALRVDAAKGAVVAGVSAGGPGAKAGLREEDVITSVGERAVDSAGSLTRAVALLKPGSEVKVSLVRGGKTLEVPVKLGTRPTQQGEEEVTPRDTTPAPLSKRLGLRLSEAQDGGGGAQVVAVESGSAAERAGLAPGMVLTQVGDQKVSGVAEAAQALTSAEPGSALLLRARVPGQDGALLRAIEVPQR; encoded by the coding sequence ATGGTCCGCACCCTTCCGTCCCGCCGCCGCCTTGCCCGCGCGCTCACGCTGCTGCCCCTGGTTGCCCTGGGGGCCTGCAAGCCGGCCGCAGACGTGGCTCCTCCCTCCCGCCCCACGCTGCCGCTCAAGGCGGCCTCCGCGCCGACGGCCACCACGCCCTCGGGCGCGAAGGTGGAGCCGGCGGTCTATTCGCCCACGCCGGGGTCGCCCGGCGCGCTCATGTCACTGGCGCCGCTCGTGGAGACGGTGAAGGGCGCGGTGGTGAACGTGGAGGTGCAGGCCCGCGCCCGGCCCGCGATGGGCGGCAGGATGCAGGGCCTTCCTCCCGGCTTCGCCGAGCGCTTCGGCATCCCGGGCGGGCAGAACCCCTTCGGCGAGGGCGGCGCACCCGCGAAGCAGGGGCTGGGCTCGGGCTTCGTCATCGACCCGTCCGGCCTGGTGCTCACGAACAACCACGTGGTGGAGGGCGCGGACGTCGTCCGGGTGAAGCTGGAGGACGGGCGCGCGTTCGACGCGGAGGTGCTGGGCCGCGACTCGCTCACGGACGTGGCGCTGATCCAGTTGAAGGGCGTGTCCGGGAACCTGCCGTTCGTGAAGCTGGGGGATTCGGATGGCCTGCGCGTGGGCGACCCCGTGATGGCCATTGGCAATCCGTTCGGGCTCGCGTCGAGCGTGAGCGCGGGCATCCTGTCCGCCCGGGCACGCGACATCCACGCGGGTCCGTATGACGACTTCCTGCAGACGGACGCGGCCATCAACCCGGGCAACTCCGGCGGCCCCCTCTTCAACATGAAGGGCGAGGTCGTGGGCATGAACACGGCCATCATCGGAGGGGCGACGGGCATCGGCTTCGCGGTGCCGGCGAACCTCATCCAGGCGCTCCTGCCGCAGCTCCAGGAGACGGGCGTGGTGCGCCGGGGCTGGGTGGGCCTGGCGGTGCAGGACCTCACGCCGGAGCTGGCGCGCGCGCTGCGCGTGGACGCGGCGAAGGGCGCGGTGGTGGCCGGCGTCAGCGCGGGCGGCCCCGGTGCGAAGGCGGGCCTGCGCGAGGAGGACGTCATCACGTCGGTGGGCGAGCGCGCGGTGGACTCCGCCGGATCGCTGACGCGGGCGGTGGCGCTGCTCAAGCCGGGCAGCGAGGTGAAGGTGAGCCTGGTGCGCGGCGGCAAGACGCTGGAGGTGCCGGTGAAGCTGGGCACCCGGCCCACGCAGCAGGGTGAAGAGGAAGTGACGCCGCGGGACACGACGCCCGCGCCCCTGTCGAAGCGCCTGGGCTTGCGGCTGTCGGAGGCGCAGGACGGCGGCGGCGGCGCGCAGGTGGTGGCGGTGGAGTCCGGCAGCGCCGCGGAGCGCGCGGGACTGGCGCCCGGGATGGTGCTCACGCAGGTGGGCGACCAGAAGGTGTCCGGTGTCGCGGAAGCGGCGCAGGCCCTGACGTCCGCGGAGCCCGGTTCCGCGCTGCTGTTGCGCGCGCGGGTGCCTGGACAGGACGGAGCGCTGCTGCGAGCGATTGAAGTGCCGCAGCGGTAG
- a CDS encoding immunity 52 family protein, whose amino-acid sequence MHLETYYAGAYWGARRETPEDCARRTARLLELLSPCDPFLARWYKLTRSLKDARKFPLMPPPDMPTLTEMFRRGVNRERGKPVIEQLGFNVTFGNGGGAYDSADLSILCGCYSKVVPNSCVLSLPTLGRSPNAERVISAPVLTEAVRSMALAMDPDWAVAMSQSHRDIEDDAQASPWVGWVTYFSRQRGTVPPLPAPVRIEPVEDKGTLILLTPERFTVANPEHVALARRVRELLTRAGLLTPR is encoded by the coding sequence ATGCATCTCGAGACGTACTACGCAGGGGCCTATTGGGGAGCGCGCAGGGAAACGCCTGAAGACTGTGCGCGGCGAACCGCGAGGCTCCTGGAACTGTTGTCTCCGTGCGACCCGTTTCTGGCTCGCTGGTACAAGCTCACGCGGTCTCTCAAGGACGCGCGCAAGTTCCCCCTGATGCCCCCACCGGACATGCCAACGCTCACCGAGATGTTTCGGCGGGGCGTCAACCGCGAGAGGGGGAAGCCGGTCATCGAGCAGCTGGGCTTCAATGTCACCTTTGGTAACGGCGGAGGTGCTTACGACAGCGCAGACCTGAGCATCCTTTGTGGGTGCTACTCCAAAGTCGTTCCCAATAGCTGCGTGCTGAGCCTGCCTACGCTCGGACGAAGTCCGAATGCCGAGCGGGTGATCTCCGCCCCTGTGCTCACGGAGGCTGTACGCAGCATGGCACTGGCCATGGACCCTGACTGGGCCGTGGCCATGTCTCAATCCCACCGGGACATAGAGGATGACGCGCAGGCAAGCCCCTGGGTCGGCTGGGTGACCTACTTCTCCAGGCAGCGAGGCACCGTGCCCCCGCTGCCCGCGCCCGTGCGCATCGAACCCGTGGAGGACAAGGGCACCCTCATCCTCCTGACTCCGGAACGCTTCACCGTGGCGAACCCCGAACACGTGGCGCTGGCGCGTCGCGTGCGCGAGCTGCTCACCCGGGCCGGGCTCCTCACCCCGCGCTGA
- a CDS encoding Tox-REase-5 domain-containing protein, with protein MRGIQALRGGEWVRRAWPGLVLIAGLVGCAGGRARSLPVGLQGYARYHSASPAPLHGDAFAGAGGTVGDDVPARLPPGTVLIGSVEERTRQAMELGLLEVDAFEQLLLRAGLEDLPVRRNPFTPEDAVEVLNRLMEEPVTPGTYPPRMAAGLLLREVLEGGEVSREALVQRTERFVREQVAVLRPDGYLAWALDGHTQQKVGPVQWRDGAFRAGNFELGRFYSGRGGVFRHVDARLRASDWRPLAEVYDDADVIGRSLDGAEDAFVELYHGLGQLLSHPTDSIANLRHLPEGVATLITSSPEYWERFRYMTEGEQIREAARLTTNVLMLWGTASATTRAVASVEATVPVLAVSAEGLLSVERVAVPVGRATAALSGGPGAAVILQKANAKPAPDEPGKWAPTKESMSDRARRYQEQISGHSADEAYWVGNVKFDGFRDGVLLEAKGPGYANKFLDGLDPKPWFKSTGADALANQAKRQTEAVQGLGIRIEWHVAEAKAANAIQRLLKNKGIQGIRIVHTPAR; from the coding sequence ATGAGAGGAATTCAGGCACTGCGTGGCGGGGAATGGGTCCGGCGCGCATGGCCAGGCCTGGTGCTCATCGCGGGACTGGTGGGCTGCGCGGGAGGGCGTGCCCGTTCCCTGCCGGTGGGGTTGCAGGGGTATGCGCGCTACCACAGCGCTTCGCCCGCGCCGCTGCATGGGGATGCGTTCGCGGGGGCAGGCGGCACGGTCGGGGATGACGTTCCCGCGCGGCTGCCTCCGGGGACGGTGCTCATCGGGAGCGTGGAGGAGCGCACGCGGCAGGCCATGGAGCTGGGCCTGCTGGAGGTGGATGCGTTCGAGCAGTTGCTGCTGCGCGCCGGGCTGGAGGACCTGCCAGTCCGCCGCAATCCGTTCACCCCCGAGGACGCGGTCGAGGTGCTGAACCGGCTGATGGAGGAGCCGGTGACGCCAGGCACCTATCCGCCGCGCATGGCGGCAGGCCTCCTGCTGCGCGAGGTGTTGGAGGGAGGTGAGGTGTCGCGTGAGGCGCTGGTGCAACGGACGGAGCGATTCGTCCGGGAGCAGGTCGCGGTGCTGCGGCCGGACGGGTACCTGGCCTGGGCGCTGGATGGGCACACGCAGCAGAAGGTGGGGCCCGTGCAGTGGCGCGATGGAGCCTTTCGCGCGGGCAACTTCGAACTGGGCCGCTTCTACAGCGGCAGGGGCGGTGTCTTCCGTCACGTCGATGCGCGGTTGAGAGCATCGGACTGGAGGCCGCTCGCGGAGGTGTACGACGACGCGGACGTCATCGGCCGCTCGCTGGATGGCGCGGAGGACGCGTTCGTGGAGCTGTACCACGGCCTGGGACAGCTCCTGTCCCATCCCACGGACAGCATCGCGAACCTCCGCCATCTCCCCGAGGGTGTTGCGACGCTGATCACGTCATCGCCTGAGTACTGGGAGCGCTTCCGCTACATGACGGAGGGCGAGCAGATCCGCGAAGCCGCGCGGCTGACCACGAACGTCCTCATGCTGTGGGGCACGGCATCCGCGACGACGCGAGCCGTGGCGAGCGTGGAGGCCACGGTGCCCGTGCTCGCGGTGTCCGCGGAGGGCCTGCTCAGTGTCGAGCGTGTCGCGGTCCCCGTGGGCCGCGCGACGGCGGCGCTGAGCGGAGGACCCGGCGCGGCCGTCATCCTCCAGAAGGCCAACGCGAAACCAGCTCCGGACGAGCCAGGGAAGTGGGCCCCCACGAAGGAGTCCATGTCCGACCGGGCCCGGCGTTACCAGGAGCAGATCTCCGGGCACTCAGCGGACGAGGCGTACTGGGTGGGCAACGTGAAGTTCGACGGGTTCCGGGACGGAGTGCTCCTGGAGGCCAAGGGGCCGGGTTATGCGAACAAGTTCCTCGACGGACTGGACCCGAAACCGTGGTTCAAATCCACAGGGGCAGATGCACTCGCCAATCAGGCGAAACGTCAGACCGAGGCCGTTCAAGGTCTGGGGATTCGCATCGAGTGGCATGTCGCCGAGGCAAAGGCCGCGAATGCCATCCAGAGGCTCCTCAAAAACAAGGGCATTCAAGGGATCCGAATCGTGCACACTCCCGCACGCTAA
- a CDS encoding protein kinase domain-containing protein, which yields MPDVPGYRCEKVIARGGFGVLLAAHKRSADGTEGERIALKLARPGIALAEAQLAREAEALRVIGPPTVPALHETGTLPGGQRFVAMEYVPLPTLADWLAQVSGPMSPQEFWPRASALLEAVAVVHTHGLVHCDLKPEHVFLDDAHGRARVFDFGLVQRPAPDTLADDGTPGDPSSFAGTAEYMAPEQCAGHAALDARTDVYALGIILYELITGRPPFFGSLTEVLQAHLSLRPPPPSEFAPVAPPVEEVVLRCLAKEPARRPRDAATVAQALRAALDHAGQSAVQPAPRLTLLPEVRPAQTRRSVAVLFFTSSRSNPVAVQKALAAYGGHMAFTDGERFAGVFDPDVGENPVRRALRAAEGLAERGLAPAALVDVATVTVQRRRDGAPRYLGAIFAREDRYPHVAELRGPLLSPAAAEAVPEVPCLPVPGRSGVMRPAPSGAAPRPDVTVLQLGSAMLVGRDAELEQLLDSARSAVSDAAPTIVTVRGDRGHGKSHLSSTLSLRLRAALPHARVYSMRSREPVQGDPEGTLRTLLRVALHGFDRDDTDTQEDGRTAILDRLGTRLGMELWPGVAATLGWYAPGGPELHSWAAAPGALRSLALRATGELLAASARERPLCLIVDDAHFAEETALDALEYAALAETSVPLWVCVLVRPGFELSRPAWGARAARQLDLPLSGLSPGDAQALCRTLLKPVENVPAQAVERIVERAQRVPLFLVELVRGLKRQGLVRQRSPGGNWYLVTDELDRVPELRLVEWLADRELGALPPALAAHARLCALLGATFTATAADGVVRELERDGAAAQFPLDVGHATRRLLDSGLLVEHRLEGLSFRNELVREAVVAGLPAEEKARIHRAAYRHYLSPAGAQERQRLARLALHAAAAGLRDEAAALTIDLAESARGRHAFLDAEAMYTRALELIEPEDELRGLTALRGRGLMRYRIGRYEDSLTDFAIARERARGLGDSRAEVELLLDEAMALDWVNDYARSEARAQEAQQLAETVTSPYVQARLLLALGRAQFRKGEWLDALMPLEAAAERARKLGDAGYETLVVALLLMAVILPNLGDIDGAERVMDEVISACTERGDRFHLGSAINNRRNLWVARRDLTHALKDQERFMQLGRELGVVGWEYFAEHNMGELYYQAGDVEAAAPHIARAIVLERRHPEVAHRPWALLLQARAMAWTGRHDRARDLLEQVRQTMANNRHGVNLSPSEEVLFSMVELSARDATAEEWHALRERSAQASVEQEPLEVLEMMGLAAWRRGDFAEAMLALGEALARAAHVPNLMEDRIRRSLERVRDLTPAA from the coding sequence GTGCCCGACGTTCCGGGCTACCGCTGCGAGAAGGTCATCGCTCGCGGAGGCTTTGGCGTGCTGCTGGCCGCCCACAAGCGCTCCGCCGACGGCACCGAGGGTGAGCGCATCGCGCTGAAGCTGGCGCGTCCTGGCATCGCGCTCGCGGAGGCGCAGCTCGCCCGCGAGGCGGAGGCCCTGCGCGTCATCGGGCCGCCCACCGTGCCCGCGCTCCACGAAACCGGCACGCTGCCCGGTGGCCAGCGCTTCGTCGCCATGGAGTACGTGCCGCTGCCCACGCTGGCGGACTGGCTGGCGCAGGTGTCCGGGCCCATGTCGCCGCAGGAGTTCTGGCCTCGCGCCAGCGCGCTCCTGGAGGCGGTGGCCGTCGTGCACACGCACGGACTGGTGCACTGCGACCTCAAGCCCGAGCACGTCTTCCTGGACGACGCCCACGGCCGCGCCCGCGTCTTCGACTTCGGCCTGGTGCAGCGTCCGGCGCCCGACACGCTCGCCGACGACGGCACGCCCGGCGACCCGTCCTCCTTCGCCGGCACCGCCGAGTACATGGCGCCCGAGCAGTGCGCCGGTCACGCGGCCCTGGATGCGCGCACGGACGTGTACGCGCTGGGCATCATCCTCTACGAGCTCATCACCGGCCGGCCGCCCTTCTTCGGCTCGCTCACGGAGGTGCTCCAGGCGCACCTGTCGCTGCGGCCGCCGCCTCCGTCGGAGTTCGCCCCGGTGGCGCCGCCGGTGGAGGAGGTCGTGCTGCGCTGTCTGGCCAAGGAGCCCGCGCGCCGTCCTCGCGACGCGGCCACCGTGGCCCAGGCGCTGCGCGCCGCGCTGGACCACGCGGGCCAGTCCGCGGTGCAGCCCGCGCCCCGGCTCACCCTGCTGCCCGAGGTGCGCCCCGCGCAGACGCGCCGCTCCGTGGCGGTGCTGTTCTTCACCTCGTCGCGCTCGAACCCCGTCGCCGTGCAGAAGGCCCTGGCCGCCTACGGAGGCCACATGGCCTTCACGGACGGCGAGCGCTTCGCGGGCGTCTTCGACCCCGACGTGGGAGAGAACCCGGTGCGCCGCGCGCTGCGCGCCGCCGAGGGCCTGGCCGAGCGGGGACTCGCCCCCGCCGCGCTCGTGGACGTGGCCACCGTCACCGTGCAGCGCCGCCGCGACGGCGCGCCCCGCTACCTGGGCGCCATCTTCGCGCGCGAGGACCGCTATCCCCACGTGGCGGAGCTGCGAGGCCCCCTGCTCTCTCCCGCCGCCGCGGAGGCCGTGCCGGAGGTGCCGTGCCTGCCGGTGCCCGGGCGCTCCGGGGTGATGCGCCCCGCGCCCTCCGGCGCCGCGCCCCGGCCGGACGTCACCGTGCTCCAGCTGGGCAGCGCGATGCTGGTGGGCCGCGACGCGGAGCTGGAGCAACTGCTGGACAGCGCCCGCTCCGCGGTGTCGGACGCGGCGCCCACCATCGTCACCGTGCGCGGCGACCGGGGGCACGGCAAGAGCCACCTGTCCTCCACGCTGAGCCTGCGCCTGCGGGCCGCGCTGCCGCACGCGCGCGTCTACTCCATGCGCTCGCGCGAGCCCGTGCAGGGCGATCCGGAAGGCACGCTGCGCACGCTCCTGCGCGTGGCGCTGCACGGCTTCGACCGCGACGACACCGACACGCAGGAGGACGGCCGCACCGCCATCCTCGACCGGCTGGGGACCCGGCTGGGCATGGAGCTGTGGCCGGGCGTGGCCGCGACGCTCGGGTGGTACGCGCCGGGCGGGCCGGAGCTGCACAGCTGGGCCGCGGCTCCGGGTGCGCTGCGCTCGCTGGCCCTGCGCGCCACGGGTGAATTGCTGGCGGCGAGCGCCCGCGAACGGCCGCTGTGCCTCATCGTGGACGACGCGCACTTCGCCGAGGAGACGGCGCTGGACGCGCTGGAGTACGCGGCGCTCGCGGAGACGAGCGTCCCCCTCTGGGTCTGCGTGCTGGTGCGTCCGGGCTTCGAGCTGAGCCGCCCTGCATGGGGCGCCCGCGCCGCGCGCCAGCTGGACCTGCCCCTGTCCGGCCTGTCTCCGGGCGACGCGCAGGCCCTGTGCCGCACGCTGCTCAAGCCGGTGGAGAACGTGCCCGCGCAGGCGGTGGAGCGCATCGTCGAGCGCGCGCAGCGCGTGCCCCTGTTCCTGGTGGAGCTGGTGCGCGGCCTCAAGCGTCAGGGGCTGGTGCGGCAGCGGTCGCCGGGCGGCAACTGGTACCTCGTCACGGACGAGCTGGACCGCGTGCCGGAGCTGCGGCTGGTGGAGTGGCTGGCGGACCGAGAACTGGGCGCGTTGCCTCCGGCGCTCGCCGCGCATGCCCGGCTGTGCGCGCTCCTGGGCGCGACCTTCACGGCCACCGCGGCGGACGGCGTGGTGCGGGAGCTGGAGCGCGACGGCGCCGCGGCGCAGTTCCCGCTGGACGTGGGCCATGCGACGCGGCGGCTGTTGGACTCGGGGCTCCTGGTGGAGCACCGGCTGGAGGGCCTGAGCTTCCGCAACGAGCTGGTGCGCGAGGCCGTGGTCGCGGGCCTCCCCGCCGAGGAGAAGGCGCGCATCCACCGCGCCGCGTACCGCCACTACCTGAGTCCCGCCGGCGCGCAGGAGCGTCAGCGGCTGGCCCGGCTGGCGCTGCACGCGGCGGCGGCGGGCCTGCGGGACGAGGCGGCGGCGCTGACCATCGACCTGGCGGAGTCCGCTCGCGGCCGTCACGCGTTCCTCGACGCGGAGGCCATGTACACGCGCGCCCTGGAGCTCATCGAGCCCGAGGACGAGCTGCGCGGGCTCACGGCGCTGCGGGGTCGCGGCCTGATGCGCTACCGCATCGGCCGGTACGAGGACTCGCTCACGGACTTCGCCATCGCGCGCGAGCGGGCGCGGGGCCTGGGGGATTCGCGCGCGGAGGTGGAGCTGCTGCTCGACGAGGCCATGGCGCTCGACTGGGTGAACGACTACGCGCGCAGCGAGGCGCGGGCCCAGGAGGCGCAGCAACTGGCGGAGACGGTGACGTCGCCCTACGTCCAGGCGCGGCTGCTGCTGGCGCTGGGCCGCGCGCAGTTCCGCAAGGGCGAGTGGCTGGACGCGCTGATGCCGCTGGAGGCCGCGGCGGAGCGGGCGCGCAAGCTGGGTGACGCGGGTTACGAGACGCTGGTGGTGGCGCTGCTCCTGATGGCCGTCATCCTGCCGAACCTGGGCGACATCGACGGCGCCGAGCGCGTGATGGACGAGGTCATCAGCGCGTGCACGGAGCGCGGAGACCGCTTCCACCTGGGCTCGGCCATCAACAACCGCCGCAACCTGTGGGTGGCTCGCCGCGATTTGACGCACGCGCTGAAGGACCAGGAGCGCTTCATGCAACTGGGGCGCGAGCTGGGCGTGGTGGGCTGGGAGTACTTCGCCGAGCACAACATGGGCGAGCTGTACTACCAGGCGGGCGACGTGGAGGCGGCGGCGCCGCACATCGCGCGGGCCATCGTGCTGGAGCGCCGGCATCCGGAGGTGGCGCACCGTCCGTGGGCGCTGCTGCTCCAGGCGCGGGCCATGGCGTGGACGGGCCGGCATGACCGGGCGCGCGACCTGCTGGAGCAGGTGCGGCAGACGATGGCGAACAACCGCCACGGCGTGAACCTGAGCCCGTCGGAAGAAGTGCTCTTCTCCATGGTGGAGCTGTCCGCGAGGGACGCGACCGCGGAGGAGTGGCACGCCCTGCGCGAGCGCTCCGCCCAGGCCTCCGTGGAGCAGGAGCCGCTGGAAGTGCTGGAGATGATGGGCCTCGCGGCGTGGCGCAGGGGCGACTTCGCGGAGGCGATGCTCGCGCTCGGTGAGGCGCTGGCCCGCGCGGCCCACGTGCCGAACCTGATGGAGGACCGCATCCGCCGCTCGCTGGAGCGCGTGCGGGACCTCACGCCCGCGGCGTAG